The Physeter macrocephalus isolate SW-GA chromosome 17, ASM283717v5, whole genome shotgun sequence nucleotide sequence CTTTACCTCCCCATCAGGCCAATGCACTTGCCCAGTGTTGGCCTGCGACAAGTATCAATAGATAGCGGTGGAGGCTGTGTTGGGAGTGGACGGGAACTATAGCCCCTAACATACGCGATGTTGGGAAACTAGTTCCCAGCGTGCGTCTTCTGTAGTTCCTGGTGTTTTGTGGAGGTGGCAGGTGGATGTCAGCTCTCAGGAAATCCTGGGAGAGAGGGAGCTTTCCCAGCAGGCCCCTCATGGTCACTTCTCTCCCTAAGTAGCCCAACTGGACCCTGGCCCGAACCTCAAATCATTCTTAACGCTTCCCAGCAAAcactctgttttttgtttttctaagtccATTCACTTCCATACACAACTTTTCAAACACATACTCCCATTCCCTTTTCCTCTACTAACAAACCCTGCTTCTCacttcactgagaaaatggaagttGTCAGAAGAGAATCTACAGACTCACCCACCTACCTACCAATCTACATCTTTGCCCATGTATGTACGCTCCTTTCGCTCTCATCCCACAGCTGAACTAACTATATTTGTATCTAACTCTAGTCCCTCCACTTGGGCAGTAGATCCACCCTCTTTTATTTatcaagttcttttttcttttttccttttttttttttttggctgtgtggcttgtggtatcttagttcccccaccaagtATTGAACCACGGCCAGCAGTgcaagcacggagtcctaaccactggacagcccgGGAATTCCCTATTTATCAAGTTCTTGACTCCAGCAATCCTCTCACCTTGAAAACAAACAACACTCacacagcttttatttatttcccttctctcatCAACTACTGTCCCATTTCTAACAAAACTCCTAGAAATTATTATCTATATTTCCTGCTTCCAATTTCTTTTCTTGCATTCTCTTTTGAAAGCAGTCTAATCAGACTTTTGCACCCATCACTTTACCAAAACTGCTCTGGTCAGGGTTACTAATAATTATCTTGCTGAATCTAATGGTTgactttcaattattttctgcTTGACCTGTTAGCAGCACTCGACACAATTGATCATTCCCTCCTCCTTGGTACGCTTTCTTCACTTAGTTTCTGTGACACCATaggtttcttcattttccttctaccCATTTGTGCTCTTCAGTTTCCTATGCTGACCTCTCCCTAGAGCTTCTCATGCTACAATCCTCGTTCCTCTGGTCAGGGTTACTAATAATTATCTTGCTGAATCTAATGGTTgactttcaattattttctgcTTGACCTGTTAGCAGCACTCGACACAATTGATCATTCCCTCCTCCTTGGTACGCTTTCTTCACTTAGTTTCTGTGACACCATaggtttcttcattttccttctaccCATTTCCTATGCTGACCTCTCCCTGACCTCTTAATGTTAGAGCTTCTCATGCTACAATCCTCGTTCCTCTTCCTTATCCACATCCACTCCCTTGGTCATCTCATCCAGTCTCTTGGCTTTAAGTATCATGTATATACCAGTGATTGCCAAATTTATGACTCCAGTATGAACCTgtctcctgaactccagacttaTATATCCAATTGCCTACTAGACATCTTCTCTTAAATGTTTAATAGGCACCTCAATCTCAATTTGTCCAAAACTTATCTCATGAACTCCTAATCTTCCTCCTAGTACCAACTCCCTTGTTAATCTTCCCCAACTAACTTGATGGTGCCTCCAGCTTTCCACCTGGTCAAgccaaaaaccttggagtcatcttTGACTCCTTTCTGTCACATTCACATCCAATCTATCAGCAAATCCCCATGGCTCTACCTCCAAATAGGTCCAGAACTGCCCAATACTCCTCACTTCTActgcctctttctcctctgtTCAAGTCCACTACCTTATTTCCTCTGAATTATTGTAGTAACCTCCTCATTCATCTCCCTGCTTCTATTCCTGCCCCCAATCTCTGACTCCCTTACCACAATCTATTCTCCACACAGCCATCAGGGTGctttttgaatatgtaaattagggtttttttggccaagctGCACCAGGCTTGTGGGGtgttagttccccaatcagggatcaaacccacgccctcggcagtgaaagcgcagcgttctaaccactggaccaccagggaattccctgtaaatTAGATTTTTATCACTCATCTGCTCAGAACCTTCCTATGGTTTCCATCAAATGCGGAGTAAAAGCCAAAGGCCTCAAAATGGCCCCAAAGCCATTATAAGATATAAGAAAAATCTATATGGTACCCTAGAACTGAGAGTACCCAAAGAAGAACAAACTTGGAAGGATGCTCCCTCTCCAAGGCAATGGGTGGGGGAATACCTAGCACATACGAACAATTCTTTCTATCTGATTTCAGGAGTTTCATACCCTTGAAGCACATCCAGATCTCATTTAGCAAAACTCTGCTCAATCAGAAAACTACATGGGAGAAATCTACAGGATAATTGATTCAGTGTCGTCAACAAAGACACtgaatgaaaaaactgaaaaactggagagggaagtataaatatttaagattaaaatagtcttagggggacttccctagtggtccagtggttaagacttcaaactgccactgcagggggtgcgggttcgatccctggtcagggaattaagatcccacatgccgcacggcgcgtccaaaaagaaaaaaaaaagaaaaagagtcttAGGAAGCATAACAATAAAATCCAGTGTGTAGACCTTGTTTGAATTCTGATTCAAACAAATTAAGCATAAAAGGACATTTTTTGGGACAACCAGGAAAATCTGCATAGAGCATTGCATAATATTAAGGAATCATTAATTTTGTTAGAtgtgaaaattattatataagaaaattttattttttagagctgaGTATCAAAGTATTTAGGGTTGGAATATcatgatgtctgggatttattttaaaatacttcaacaaaggaaaaattagatgaagcaattttttaataataaattatttatttttggctgcgttgggtctttgttgctgcacgcgggctttccctagttgtggcgagcgggggctactctttgttgcggtgcacaggcttctcattgaggtggcttctcttgttgcggagcacgggctctaggcgcatggacttcagtagttgtggcacgtgggtgctgcacgcgggctttccctagttgtggcgagcgggggctactctttgttgcggtgcacaggcttctcattgaggtgacttctcttgttgcggagcacgggctctaggcgcatggacttcagtagttgtggcacgtgggctctagagcacaggctcagtagttgtggtgcacgggcttagttgccccacagcatgtgggatcttcccggaccagggatggaacctgtgtcccctgcattggcaggtggattcttaaccaccgcaccaccagggaagtcccagatgaaGCAATTTTTGCAAGATGTTTACAACTAAATGATGGGGTGATGGGGATCTGGGGGTTCATTATAATACTCTCTTCTACTTTAGTgattgaaatttttcataataaagagaaaatacaaacaagcCCTAGTTTCTGCAATTCTGGCAAAGGCAAAAGAGTATCTAGGTTGCTGTAGCCAGTACCAAGGTTTTGAGGCTCCATGAAGAGCCATCCATAGACTTCCTGACCCTGGGACAACAGTTAAGACTATTTTTTGtcactgtgttttgtttgtttgtttgttgaccAGGGGACCCACTGATATCCTGCAAAATGAATTTGTTAGGTATTACTATTCCCTTTCTggatctttcaaggaatttgtccttttcatcTGTGTTGTCAAATTTATGGCCCTAGAGTTCATATTAGTCgtcatccttttaatgtctgtagggtctgtagtgatgtcccctctgCCATGCCTTATATTTGTAATATGTTCATTATCCTCTTTTTGACACAGACTAGTAAACAGAGGCCAAAAAGGAGAAATGATTCAGGTCAAGCCTGCAGAGCCAGCTGGACCATCCTTACTTCTGCTGCCTTGCCTGGCTGCTGGGTCAATCATCTTTTTTGAggctccctgtccccagccctcaGCTTTCATATACTCCATGTGGCCTGATATGTAGTCTGACATGGAAGAGCCCAACTACACACTCAGGGCTCTCATTACCCTTGGCCTTCAAGGTGAATCCAACTTCTCAAAatgttctcttgctctctattCCTGGCTTCCCCACAAAAGCAAACTCAGGTGGAGGGAGTAGAATAATAAAGGAGAGGTTGGGTTGGAGGGTGGCAAATGGCATAGATGGGCTAATTGCTAAAATCTGTTGGCTCAGCTTACCTGGAAAGAGGCAGTTTTGAAGTCTCTATAGTGGGGAGAGGAGATCGGGGAGGAACAGCATTACTGGCAGTAACAACTTCCTCCATTTTACTACCTCTTTCCCTTTAACTGTTGTCTCCTATATTGCTAGAGGGAACGATCATAAGTCCCTAGATAGTTGGGGGCCTATTTGAGCTTACACCTGATCTTTCAAATTCTCATTCTATCATCCTACCCAAAACCCATGTCCAGGTTggcaaaggaagtgaaagatataggcttccctccttttcttcctgctttaaCCTCAAATGGCCTCATCTCTTAATGCCATCCATTAATGAGGTCACCAGGTGGTACTGGCTAGAACTTATTGAAGTTTTTCCTGTTCTCTGAGGATCTCCTCAACACCTGCCATACCTGCTGTTTGGTACTCACGTCATCAGCATGCAGAACTATGGTCAGGAAAGAGTCTGCCTCCACTGTGTACCCCCAAAAACCAAGGGGCAAAATACTGTGTCTTCTGAttctaaaatccattttctttccattatatcAAGGCCTCTTATATTAAtgccaaaaatacatttttgtgccAGGTGCTTTCCTTCCTATGGTCTTTAAGGGAGAATGGTGAGGGGCAAGGAAGGAAGAGGACAAGGACAGACTCTTCTGCCTGAAGGCCTCCAGAGGGTGAGTGAGCACCACTGGCTTTGGGGAAGTCTTCCCACTCTCAAGAGTATGTGAGTATCTGGTCTCCCTGGCTACCTTTCTGGAGAAGCAGCATTTGAGGAAAAGGGACACATCACAGTGCTTGTTATAAATGAGAATCTCCTCTTTATTCCACGTATAAAAAGCGGGTTTCTGGAACTGGATAGGGAAAGAACTTTGGCATGGCTCTACCTCTGTGCGGGCCCTAGGGATAAAGTTCTAGATTCTGGTGACAAGGCCTTTCTCCAGGTGGGAATGAAAAGTTCTGCCCCTTCAGTCCCAAATTAGGGGGTAGGAGCAACGATGTAGGGCAATTCCTTGGTGAGGTGTAAATCAGCTTGCGGCAGGCTCTTCCAGGCAAGTTCTAAGATCCCATACTGGGCAATGCCCATAGGGAGCATGGTACGTACACTGTTCTTCCCTGGGAGGGGAACCACCTCCTGGAACTCCAGAGGACCTTTAGGGGTGTGACAGCCACCACAGAACAGGTGGTAGAACAACCGCTCCCCAGGAACTAGCTCCATGGTCTTTAGGGCCTCTTTGTAAATGATCTTTTGGGACTGGGGTTCCCCTCTCAGTAGCAGTTCCTGTAGTAGCCTCTGGATTCGGGGGGACTTAAGTTGGTACAGGTCCATGAGACGGTAGAACTGTTCCATCCAAGCAGCACTGTCGTTCACGTATCGCTCCTGCAACATCTGCAAAACATGGTACATTGCCACAAATGTCTCCCATAGAGGCACCTTGTCCTTTTTTTTAGAGATGGGCTGTgccttcttttccaacttgggcAATTTGGCAAACCTGCCCTTATCCTTAAAAGCCCAGAAGTCCTTTTGAAACATCAGTGCTAGGGTTTGTTTTTCCACGGGGTCAAGGGCACCTGTGAAAATGTCTCTTGTTGGAGGATAATGGTGTTGCCTCTCCATCTCCTTGCGAGCAGTGGATATCTGCTCTGCCCGCACACTCCTGTAAGGCTCTCCTAGAAGATGCCAATTTATAGCCTTCAGGTCTGGAATCATTTTGGTAGCTAATGGGGACTTCGGTGTGAAGACAGCCAAAGGTTTTAGCcagctttccttttcctttccttttatagGAGGGATCACTTTCAGGTATTTTGGACCCATGGGCTCCTTACTGGGTTTTGAGATACTTGTGCTTCGTGATTCCAGGTTCTGCTTGTGACGGTACACAATGGCTTCAAGTTTGGCCAGATGCATCCACTCTAAGTTTTCCTTTGCAGTGAGGTCTTTGAGAAGCTGGCACAATCTGTGGAAACTATCCCTAGAAAGCTGTTCTCCTGCCTCCATCTGTTCTAGGACATGGTGGATCCACTCTACATCTGAGAGACTGACGTCTGCATATATTTCCTCAGCCAGGATTTTGGACACAGGTAATTGTACCTCAGTCTGTCCCTTCAGAGATGGATGACGCTGCAGAAGCCACTGCCACTTGGCCCCTAGGTGTTTGCCTTGGAGTTTATGAGCTTCCATGGTCTTCTTCAATAGGTGGGATAAATATGGGGTCTTTAAGTCAGGCTTTTGGGACTCCAAAGCTGTATCCAAAACTTGTAGAGGTATGGGCTTATATTTCTTCAACAGTTCTTCTTGTTTATCCATAAACCCTGTCCCTGGGAATACCCTGGACGTCTCAAGTACTGTGGCCTTATCTTCCCAGGATATTTGTTTAGTTGACCCTGGCACTGgtatcttctcttccctccccagaaCTACTGAGATCAGTTGCTTGGAAGGGCTTTTCAGAACTTCAAGTTTTATAGCACTGCCTTTGACCTCGGGGATTCTTTTCTCAATAGAAGGGActgcttctcttccttttaagtccttttttctttctcctggtaacttaaatagtttttcttttttaaagatctcTTTCTTCTTGTCTACCTTTTCTTCCAATGagcttctctcctcttcctccccctctttctcaCTCAAACGTTCCATCTCTTCCTCACTCATGCTTTcctccttctcaaacacttcctcctcctcttcctcctcctgcaccttctttattttctttttcttcttcttctccttcccttcctcttcctcctcctcttccatttcctcctcttcctcctgctcctgcTCTTCAGACAAACTCTCTCGCTCTATTTCATCTAACAAGCTTTCCATTTCTTCAGAAAAGCTCTCTTCACTTTTCACACTTTTCACCTCATCCTCTTGACTGAGAAACTCTTCCTGTTGCAAACCAACTCTCTTTAGCATTTTTCTCTTTCGTGACCTTTGTTTAAGGAATGGCTTTGCCTCTTCTTTCTCCGTTATttcatcctcctcttcttcctgtaTGACTTCTCTCTGTTGCCTGGCCAATCTGCTTTCCTCCTCagtcatctttttctctttctttatcaaTCTTCTCATTTCCTTGGCCAGTTTTCTCTGCCTCTTAGCCAGTTTCTTCTCATCTGTGGCAATTTCTGGTTGTTCCTCAGAaaaatcccactccttggcatcaAGTTCATTCTGTACCTTGTTCAATTCCTTTTCCTTAGTAAAGAATGACCTCTTTAACTTTGtcatctctatttcttcctgggttagtttcctttcttttttgataaGGCCTTGAAGTATCTTTAAGATTTTGCTGCTTACTTTTAATCGTTCCTTGGAAATGCCCTTGCTTTCTTTAGCCAACTTCCTTATTAATTTGGctagcttcctttcttcctgggcACATACTCTCCCTCCTCTAGTAAACTCCAGTTTTCCTTTGGTAATGTCTGTTTGCTCTGTGGCCAGTATCCTATCTTCATAGACCAGTATCTTTTCCTCTAGTGACAATTTCCTCTTAATTAGTTCTAGTTCATCCTTAGTTGGTCTTCCCTGTCTTGAAGTTTCTTGAGTCTCTTTTTTAAAGAGAGTTTCCTTTCGCACAGCCAGTCTCACCTTCTCCCAGGccaatttctttatttccatGCCCAATGCCTTTTCTTCCTTAGTAATAGACCAGTCAGCTCTGAGCTGTTTCAGTCCTTGGAATATCACCCTCTTTTCCATAGCTAATTTCATTTTGTCCTGGGCTATTTGGTGCTGTTTCTCAGCCAGGCTTTCCTCTAATTGGGTCAGTTTTTCCTCTATAGCAGCCAATTTCTCCTTCTTCTGGAaaagtttctccttttcctccatcAGCTTTTTCTCTATCTGAACCAGTCTCTTCTTGTACATGTCCAGTTTCTCCTTTTCTTggtctgatttctttctcttctggatGAGGCTTTCTTTGAGCTggattaaattttctttcctctgagccAGTTTCACCTTCTCCTGAGCCAGATTCTCCTCCTGAGCCAGAGTCTTCTGCCTCCAGGTTAGTATCTCCTTGGTTTTGGGGAGTGCTTCCTTGTTCTGGACCAATTTATTCCTTTCCTGGGCCAGTTTTTGCTTATTCTTTATCAATTGTTCCCTTTTCTGGACAAGTCTTGCCTCCTCACCAGGCAGTGTTTCCATGCCCTGGGTCAGTTTCTTCTCATCCTGGATCAGTAGCTCTTCTTCTTGGGCCAATTTCTGCTTATTCTCCATCAGTTGCTCCCTTTTCTGGCCAagtctttcctcttcttcaggAAATTTTACATTGTCCTGAGCcagtttcttctcttcctggatCAGCAGCTCTTCTTCCTGGGCCAACTTTTGCTTATTCTCCATCAATTGCTCCCTTTTCTGGCCAagtctttccttttcctcagccAGTGTTTCCTTGTCCTGGACCAGTTTCTCCTCTTCCTGGATCAGCAGTTCTTCTTCTTGGACCACTTCTTTCTCTTCCACATTCAGCTTCTCCTCTTGAGAGGCCAATGTTGTCTCCTCCTGATCCAGTCTCTCCTCTTCATTGACCAGTTCCTCCTCTTCCTGATTCAGTTCCTCCTCTTCCCATTCCAGGTCCTCCAATTCCTGGGCTAGTTCCTTTTCTTGCCATGCTAGATCTTGCTCCTTCTGGGCCAGTTTTTCCAATTTCTGGaccaatatattttttacctcAGCTagcttccctcctttctttgctattttctcttcttcttgagCCAGTTTCTCCAATTTCATGGCCAGTTTCTTCCTTCGCTGGGCCAACTCCTCTGCTTCCTGGGTTAGCATCTCCTCTCTTTGGGCTTGTTTTTCCTCATTCTGGATAAACTTCCTCTCTGCCTGGACCATTTTCCTGTCTTTCTGGGCCAGTTTCTCATAGTCTCtggccatttttctctcttcctgagccagttttctctcttcctgtgcTAGCTTCTCTACTTCTTCTGCCAGCTTCCTCTTTTCTTGGGCTCGTTTTATTTCAACTTGGGCCCGTTTCCTCTCAGCCTGTGCCTGTTTATATTCCTGGTGGATCTGTCTCTGCTCTTCTGTCATCAgctcttctccttcttctgctgctgctgctgcttcttctcctTCCCACTCCTGAGACAATTCTTCCTCCAGGGtcacttcctcctcatcctccaacATTTGCTCCCTGGCTCTGGCTGACATCTTTTCCCAGATCTGTGACCATTCATCCCATGTCTGCTTTCTCTTGTCCCTCTCCATCTCTTCCTCATCTGGGAAcagcttttcttcctcctcatggAGCTTCTCCTCTTCCTGAAGATGCCTGCTTTCCCAGGTTTTCTTCCATTCATCCCAGGATATCCTCGTCTCTCTGTAGGCCTGTTTCCACTGATCCCAGGACTTCTTCCACTCCTGCCAAGACAGCTTTGTCTCTTTCTTAACTGGTCTTCCTTCTTGCTCAACCACTTTCTCCTCTAATTTGGCCTTTTCCCCCACTTCCTGACTCAcgtccctctcctcttctttggtttttttcctctcttttttatccacttttttttcctgctggaCTGCTTTCCCCTCCTGCTTAGAAGGCTTCTTAGAgggtttcttctcttctttctttgataTTCGTTTTCCCTTGGTTACGTCTGGTTctaaaaaaacaactttctttttcttgcctttttttggAATCACCTGGATTTCCCACAAGTCCTGCacatccctttctttctttcgcTCTTGCTCCTCTTTTGTCTCCTCTTCCTTGTCTCTGATCACCATGTCCTCTCTAATTGCTCCTCCATGAGGAAAAACTGGTTTCTCCTCTGGCCAGGCTACATCCCAGTCAAGGTCCTCAAGCAGttccttactttctttcttcAACAGGGGGCAGATCTCCTGAAAGAGCTCCCAGCTGGGCTGTCGATCTGCCAGCACCTCCTGAGCCATGGTCACTAGCTCAGTGTTTAGAGCTTCTGACATTTTTGTCTGGGAACCAGATATCCTCAGGGTCATAAGATGACATAGATTGTCCCGCCATGATGAGCCATCTCCAGGGGTAGTCCTGTGGCCAGGAGCTCCAGAGGCACCCCGCCCTCTAACTTTCACCAGCTTCACAACTGATTCTCTCCTTATAGGATATGGAGGGTCCTCAACTGTAACTTCAGTGTCTATTGTCTTCCTTTTGCGCCTCTTTATGGGTTTCTGAAGTGTTGCTTTCCTGCCTCTTTTGTCACGTATCTTCCTCAGCATCTTCAGGGTCAATGCAACATGATCCTTTGAGGCATCTATCCCTGGAGGCTCTTTTTCATCACCTTTTGAAATCTTTAGTATACTGG carries:
- the WDR87 gene encoding WD repeat-containing protein 87, translating into MTSPRLIPLWKDFKYLINDMIHKSKQTLDDPKTDVVVLSDRSQILFKESRHPQNMPLICYYFSDAHFFASLSWVTTSTKEIQAVVWMKSKTEDMVEKRTFSMTERLPPIQSMVHTGSFHILVVYCGDLLLRLFGDHFQSFKPLGIVPCRFNISCLCYDPEMKMLLSGILGAVVTWIMERSGKGLQIAHVVSMPGDELVHNIMLNGPNGSLVALCETVVRVLERQGHGRLAEVKRFPSTTSGSSITCCFTCFEQGFLYAGNRTGEIQVWSLNQGHALHSFKAHFSSVICIRSRPEAHTLLTAGQEGLIKEWNLTSGSLLRQLELGEELCQLQFIDSTTFSCQTTHSFSLRSLPCFYNLFNVCGSAPQQIRRVRCGNNRFRILCATEDGLLRFLSPLTGNLLVITWPFSILDQAVDWAYDPDKEELFVATGSSDVLVFDTTRCPCPAKYLICTSPDSQDLVQCLAYGHFHLGRGLEGLMFSGHQSGVIRVLSQHSCAQIEKFMHFGAVLALSTLPGGLSGCQENSLLCSYGMDDYVHLSEAVLEGVRVQLQPLASILSSCHLTHLILLPKSVGAITETNCLRLWNFHDFLSSGSREGSTFIETLPLHQCTITSFDVCLSLSLFVTGGSDGSVRIWNFHGRLTAMLDSSLHFGPLCFANDRGDLLVTFNQSLYLVSCLKLLPSALLSRLSLMGMTDEVLEVPKPFIPSFFFSFETMFVPKYIYFGQGQQQLVGLENLVNNRAIAFDHNVPHVIEEDEQGSPVLLSSFRHDSLYKEADWTQVKKPPHSHYVLPPQLQLTTWDGLNPYRILRYYFGHGQKWLLAPDCYIPNSVIRARLWPQGSPIYLQCNLHSPMRELEWDKSQQFFFWHGRARAISDVGEYAHEKEDEDFLEVRASKDITYNVLTDSANCSWLGRKMSEIAINSLIETILNIMIHASPLKYQCCIGALGQIFASYQVSPLLRAETAHRLLDDTTNSNPLIRELAWEGLKRLGMITHLFAVPLAQRLMDKDERVRNKALSLMAETGIHSKTSLLNLIQNQDTFREMQQEMIGEETLDHLLGMRATDLQILHTQVEQRLNENLILSLGDEKPTFSLDVSGASELTALSNQLDTAPEEPEVAYKPSKGQRRGRVGGRKHTHKFLQSLKKMKETGTEPGPLEGEGDQSEAAPTEGEEFRSSTSSILKISKGDEKEPPGIDASKDHVALTLKMLRKIRDKRGRKATLQKPIKRRKRKTIDTEVTVEDPPYPIRRESVVKLVKVRGRGASGAPGHRTTPGDGSSWRDNLCHLMTLRISGSQTKMSEALNTELVTMAQEVLADRQPSWELFQEICPLLKKESKELLEDLDWDVAWPEEKPVFPHGGAIREDMVIRDKEEETKEEQERKKERDVQDLWEIQVIPKKGKKKKVVFLEPDVTKGKRISKKEEKKPSKKPSKQEGKAVQQEKKVDKKERKKTKEEERDVSQEVGEKAKLEEKVVEQEGRPVKKETKLSWQEWKKSWDQWKQAYRETRISWDEWKKTWESRHLQEEEKLHEEEEKLFPDEEEMERDKRKQTWDEWSQIWEKMSARAREQMLEDEEEVTLEEELSQEWEGEEAAAAAEEGEELMTEEQRQIHQEYKQAQAERKRAQVEIKRAQEKRKLAEEVEKLAQEERKLAQEERKMARDYEKLAQKDRKMVQAERKFIQNEEKQAQREEMLTQEAEELAQRRKKLAMKLEKLAQEEEKIAKKGGKLAEVKNILVQKLEKLAQKEQDLAWQEKELAQELEDLEWEEEELNQEEEELEEEKLVQDKETLAEEKERLGQKREQLMENKQKLAQEEELLIQEEKKLAQDNVKFPEEEERLGQKREQLMENKQKLAQEEEAWKHCLEALPKTKEILTWRQKTLAQEENLAQEKVKLAQRKENLIQLKESLIQKRKKSDQEKEKLDMYKKRLVQIEKKLMEEKEKLFQKKEKLAAIEEKLTQLEESLAEKQHQIAQDKMKLAMEKRVIFQGLKQLRADWSITKEEKALGMEIKKLAWEKVRLAVRKETLFKKETQETSRQGRPTKDELELIKRKLSLEEKILVYEDRILATEQTDITKGKLEFTRGGRVCAQEERKLAKLIRKLAKESKGISKERLKVSSKILKILQGLIKKERKLTQEEIEMTKLKRSFFTKEKELNKVQNELDAKEWDFSEEQPEIATDEKKLAKRQRKLAKEMRRLIKKEKKMTEEESRLARQQREVIQEEEEDEITEKEEAKPFLKQRSRKRKMLKRVGLQQEEFLSQEDEVKSVKSEESFSEEMESLLDEIERESLSEEQEQEEEEEMEEEEEEEGKEKKKKKKIKKVQEEEEEEEVFEKEESMSEEEMERLSEKEGEEEERSSLEEKVDKKKEIFKKEKLFKLPGERKKDLKGREAVPSIEKRIPEVKGSAIKLEVLKSPSKQLISVVLGREEKIPVPGSTKQISWEDKATVLETSRVFPGTGFMDKQEELLKKYKPIPLQVLDTALESQKPDLKTPYLSHLLKKTMEAHKLQGKHLGAKWQWLLQRHPSLKGQTEVQLPVSKILAEEIYADVSLSDVEWIHHVLEQMEAGEQLSRDSFHRLCQLLKDLTAKENLEWMHLAKLEAIVYRHKQNLESRSTSISKPSKEPMGPKYLKVIPPIKGKEKESWLKPLAVFTPKSPLATKMIPDLKAINWHLLGEPYRSVRAEQISTARKEMERQHHYPPTRDIFTGALDPVEKQTLALMFQKDFWAFKDKGRFAKLPKLEKKAQPISKKKDKVPLWETFVAMYHVLQMLQERYVNDSAAWMEQFYRLMDLYQLKSPRIQRLLQELLLRGEPQSQKIIYKEALKTMELVPGERLFYHLFCGGCHTPKGPLEFQEVVPLPGKNSVRTMLPMGIAQYGILELAWKSLPQADLHLTKELPYIVAPTP